GTATAATCATACATACATTCTGCAAATAAATCCGATAATTGAGAGCGGTGAAACCATTCTTTATTGTATGGTTTCGTTAAATTGAAAATAGGTTTTTCCATTATAGCCTTTGCTTCTTTTTGTAGATTGGACAACCATTGTTCTTCTTCTTCGACAGTCGGTAAAAGAGCATTTTCATATAATTGATCTGATTTTTCTACTAATTTACGAGACACGTGGTCAAATTCCATCGTTAACTGACCGGTATACTGTCCAAACTTTCCGCCTCCGGTTAAAAGGACATTGTTTTCCATTTTACCTTTTTCAAATACATGATGTGTGTGTGAACCGAAGATCACATCGATGATCGGGCATTCCTGTGCCAGCAATTCATCTTCGGTAATGCCTAAATGAGATAAACAAACAATTATATCCGCCTGTTTTTTTAATTCAAATGCCCGCTTCACAAGCTCTTTGCGCGGGTTTGTTACGTCCCAGCCAAGTTCCTTATAAAACAGATCAAACGGGGCAGTTGCAGCTATTACAGCGATTTTTGTGCCGTACTGGGTAGTTAATATTGTATAAGGTTTCATCCACTGGGGATTTTGTTCTGATTGTGAATATAGATTTGCAACAACTACCTCGAACTTTGCATCATCATATAGCTGATAAAGCAGATTATAGGAGAGCGTTATGCCTTCATTGTTTCCGATTGTCACTACATCATAATCAGCATCATTCAGCATTTTGATATTCCCTTTGCCTAGTGTTGCCTCTGTATATAAATTGGAACGGTCCAAATGATCTCCTAAATCAACCAAGAAGCTAGTTTCACCTTTTCCGGCCAGTATTTGACGTTGTATTTGAATAAACGACTGACTGCGCTTCCAGTACGTAAAATGACTATGCAAATCATTCGTATGGAATATATGAATTACTTCTCGCACTTTTGCATTGCCACCTCGCTCTACATTATTCTTCAAAAAGACCTAATTGCTTTGGCGCTAAACCATCAAATTCAAGATCAAGAATTTGCTGCATTCGCTTTGCATTTTTTGCTGCATGTCCTCCCGAATTATTATTAAATAAGACAAAAACATGTTTTGACTGGCGAGCCAAAAATGTTACTTCCTCTGCAAGTTTCTGCAATTCTTCTTCATTATAATCATATAAAAACCGAACTTTGCGCCAGTTCTCCCCATGCCCTATATTTCGCCAGCCATGTACATTGCGCCCGTGAATACGTACAAGTACCTTCCCACTGGTAGCAATCGGAACAAAAGGAACAGAGCCGTTTCCTGCCTGCGGTTCATCACAGACCGTATGAATCAGTTCATGATCCTTCAAAAACTGCAGTGTCTTCTCTTTCATTTGCGGGCTGTACCAAGTTTGGTTTCGAAACTCAATGGCAATTGGATAACCTTGTAATTGTTGCTTTATATATCGAATATATTGAACGTTTTTTCCTTGGCAGTCAAACCAAGGTGGAAATTGAACAAGGACCATTGCAAGCTTATTATGCTTTTTAAATGTATCGGCACAATTTCGGAATGCGTTGAACATATCATTTTTCGTCTCAAAAGGCAGTTCCTCGCGCAAATGACCTGTCATGCCCTGATAAGCCTTCACGACAAACTGGAAGCTATCCGGTGTTTCTTTGCACCATTTCTCAACGTTTGCCGGTGATGGTATTGCATAAAAGGACGTATCTAATTCTACGACAGGAAAATGCCCGCTATAATCAAATAATTTATCTTTTGCTGCTGTAACTTCACTATATACTTCCGGGTGATCTCCCCAACCAGTTAAGCCGATTGAAATCATCGTTCTTCACCTCTCTAGCATTGTATAATACCTTACCCTTTTCAATGGTCATTCATTGCAAAAAGCTACATTTCCTATCATAATAATAGAAAAAAGGAGGACAAGTTTATGCATATTTTACAATCAACAGAGGAATTTGAGCAATTTAAAAGCAGTTCAGCCGTTATTTTCGAATTTACAGCCGACTGGTGTGGAGATTGCCGTTTTATTGATCCGTTTATGCCGGAAGTCGTTGAAAAATTTCCCGAATATACATTCGTTAAAGTTGACCGTGATAAGTTTCTGGACTTATGTATTGATTTAGGCATTATTGGTATTCCGAGCTTTCTAGCCTATGAAAATGGCAAGGAACTTGGTCGTTTCGTCAGCAAAGACCGTAAAACACAACAGGAAATCGAAAACTTTGTTTCCAACTTAAAATAGAAAAAAGCTTCAAACGCATAAGCAGTCGTTTGAAGCCATTTTAATATTATTTAATAATACCTTCATGCTCTTCATTTTTCATCATCTTACCGTTCTTCTTTTCCCCTAAAGCCCAAAAAGTGAGTGCTACTGCAACTACAACTACAGCACCCGGAACCCCTAAAACTACTGGCCAAAATAAGTTTTCCATTTTGTCGCTCCTTTATGTATATATCTAAATCCATTATTCCATCTAATACAATTATTGTAAATGGATACTCTGCGCTTTCTTAAATCTTTCTAGTAAAGTTGTTTATTTCTTCACGAATTCAACACAATTTTGCTAAATTAACAGGTTTGCATTTGAGGTATGGGACGCCCGGCAAATAATTTTAGTCAAGTTATTTATCATTTTAGTCATCTTATTTAGCAATTTAGTCAACGCTACTTGCTATTTGGCCAACTTCGGCATTTTTTTAGTCATACTAAGAGAGATTTTAGTCAAAGTAAATATCCAAGAGACATCCAACAATAAAAAAAACCTGTCTCCGATAAATCGGAGACAGGTGCCTGGATAGAAATTATCCGATAGAACCTTCCATCTCGAATTTGATTAGACGGTTCATTTCTACTGCATATTCCATTGGTAATTCTTTTGTGAATGGCTCGATGAAGCCCATTACGATCATTTCTGTCGCTTCTTCTTCAGAAACACCACGGCTCATTAAGTAGAACAATTGCTCTTCAGATACTTTAGAAACTTTCGCTTCGTGCTCTAAAGAAACGTTATCATTTAAGATTTCGTTGTAAGGAATTGTATCAGAAGTAGATTCGTTATCCATGATTAATGTGTCACACTCGATGTTCGAACGTGCACCTTTAGCATTTTTACCGAATCTTACTTGACCAAGATACGTAACTTTACCACCTTGTTTAGCAATCGATTTTGAAACGATTGTTGAAGATGTGTTTGGTGCTAAGTGAATCATTTTCGCACCAGCGTGTTGGTGTTGACCTTTACCTGCAATGGCAATTGATAATGTCATACCACGTGCGCCTTCACCTTTAAGGATACAAGCAGGGTATTTCATTGTTAATTTTGAACCGATGTTACCGTCGATCCATTCCATTGTACCGTTTTCTTCAACAACTGTACGTTTTGTAACAAGGTTATAAACGTTGTTCGCCCAGTTTTGAATCGTTGTGTAACGGCAGTAAGCGTTCTTTTTAACGATGATTTCAACTACAGCCGAGTGTAGAGAGTTTGTTGTGTAAACTGGTGCTGTACAACCTTCTACGTAGTGTACTGATGCATCTTCGTCTACGATGATTAGCGTACGTTCGAATTGACCCATATTTTCAGAGTTAATACGGAAGTATGCTTGTAATGGTGTGTCTAATTTAACGCCTTTAGGCATATAAATAAATGAACCACCAGACCAAACTGCAGAGTTTAATGCTGCGAATTTGTTATCTGTATAAGGGATTACTGTACCCCAGTGTTTTTTGAAGATTTCTTCGTTTTCTTTTAATGCCGAGTCAGTATCTTTGAACACAATACCTAAGTCAGTAAGGTCTTGTTTCATGTTGTGGTAAACTACTTCAGATTCATACTGAGCAGATACACCTGCAAGATATTTTTGTTCAGCTTCAGGAATACCTAATTTATCGAATGTTGCTTTGATTTCTTCAGGTACTTCATCCCAAGAACGTTCTGTTGCTTCAGATGGTTTTACGTAATACGTAATTTCATCGAAGTTTAATGACGCTAGGTCACCGCCCCATTGAGGCATTGGCATTTCATAGAATTTTTCAAGAGCTTTTAAGCGGTAGTCAAGCATCCACTGAGGCTCTTCCTTCATACTTGAGATTTCACGAACGATATCTGCTGTAAGTCCACGTTCAGAACGGAAAATAGATACGTCCTTGTCATGGAAGCCATACTTGTAATCGCCGATTTCAGGCATTTTTTTAGCCATGTTGTCTCCTCCGTTCATCTATTGAGAAGTGCTAAAATGTGCATAAACACACTTTAGCCTTACTACTTTTTAGTTCTTTTCGTTGTTTACGCCTTTTTCCATCGCTTTCCAAGCTAATGTAGCGCATTTGATACGTGCCGGGAATTTAGCTACACCTTGCAGTGCTTCAACATCCCCAAGGTCGTACTTTTCATCGTCAAAATCTTCGCCCAGCATCATTTTCGAGAAAATATCTGCCAGTTCCAAAGCTTCGTCCAATTTTTTGCCTTTGACAATTTGAGTCATCATTGAGGCTGAAGACATGGAGATAGAACAGCCTTCTCCATCAAACTTCGCATCTTCTACGACCCCATCGTTTAACTTCAGTGTTAAATGGATACGGTCACCGCAAGTAGGGTTATTCATATCGATTGTCACACTGTTTTCTTCAAGAGCCCCTTTGTTACGAGGGTTTTTATAGTGGTCCATAATTACGGAACGATAAAGTTGATCTAAATTATTAAAAGACATCGCCAAAATACTCCTTCGCTGAGCGCAATCCTGCAACTAGACGATCCACATCTTCTTCATCATTGTACATGTAGAAGCTTGCTCGTGCTGTTGCTGTTACTTGAAGCCATTTCATTAAAGGTTGGGCGCAATGATGTCCTGCGCGAACTGCGATTCCACTCATATCCAATACTGTCGCCACATCATGTGGATGCACGTCATCTAGGTTGAATGTAACAAGTCCGCATCGTTTCATCGGGTCACGTGGACCGAAAATCTGAAGACCGTCAATCGTTTCCAATTGATCCATTGCATAACCAGCCAACTTATGTTCGTGGGCTGCAATATTGTCTAATCCGATTTCCTCTAAAAAGTCGATTGCGGCACCTAAGCCAATTGCACTTGCAATAATCGGCGTACCACCCTCGAATTTCCACGGTAACTCTTTCCATGTTGATTCATATAAACCTACGAAGTCAATCATTTCTCCGCCAAACTCTACTGGTTCCATTTCTTCAAGAAGCGCCTTTTTACCATATAGTACCCCAATTCCAGTTGGTGCACACATTTTATGTCCTGAAAATGCCGCAAAGTCTACATCCAGATCTTGAACGTCTACCTTCAAATGCGGTGCTGCCTGAGCTAAATCAGCAACAACTACCGCACCATTTTCATGGGCAATCTGTGCAACTTCTTTAATCGGGTTGATCGTACCTAATACGTTTGAAACATACATCATAGAAACAATTTTCGTTTGTGGCGTAATTGTTTCACGTACTTTTTCCAGTGAAATTGTACCGTCTGCTTCAAGGTCGATATATTTCAATACCGCGCCTTTTTCTTTTGCAAGCTGCTGCCATGGAATAATGTTTGAATGGTGTTCCATGTACGTAATGACAATTTCATCACCTTCTTGTACATTTTGGCGACCATAGCCTGCAGCAACTGTATTAAGTGCTGTCGTTGTACCACGAGTGAAAATTACTTCTTGTGTTGAACTAGCATTAATGAATTTACGAACTTTTTCACGAGCACCTTCATAGGAATCCGTAGCACGGTTACCAAGTGTATGAACACCACGGTGAACGTTTGAGTTATCTAAATTATAGTAATTTGAGATTGCTTCAATAACTTGAATTGGCTTTTGAGATGTAGCCGCACTATCCAAATAAACTAAAGGATGTCCATTGACTTCCTGATTTAGAATTGGAAAATAACTTTTAATATCGTTAGGTATCATTATCGAACTTTCCTTTCGATAACCTCCGTCAGCTGCTTTTTAACGCCTTCGATTGGCAATTTAGCAACAACTGGCGCAAGGAATCCATGAATTACAAGGCGCTCTGCTTCTGCTTTAGAAATACCACGACTCATTAAGTAGTACAGTTGAGTTGGGTCAACACGTCCAACAGATGCCGCGTGTCCTGCTGTTACATCATCTTCATCAATTAATAGAATCGGGTTAGCGTCACCGCGTGCACCTTCTGAAAGCATCAGTACACGAGACTCTTGTTCTGCATTTGCTTTTGTACCACCATGCATAATATGACCGATTCCGTTAAAGATTGATTGTGCAGAATCTTTCATTACACCGTGTTTTAAAATTTGACCGTCGGAATTTTTACCCCATTGACGGATTAATGTTGTGAAGTTAAGTTTTTGATCTCCACTACCTACAGTTACCATTTTGAAATCTGAAGTAGAGTTGTCGCCAACTAGGTTTGTAGTATTTTCATAAATTGTATCTGAGTTCGTCATTAAACCTAATGCCCAGTCAATTTTTGCATCGCGCTCAGCATGTCCACGGCGGTTTACATAAGAAGTATAGCCATGAGCCAAGTTGTCGACTGCACCGAATGTTACTTGTGCATTATCTTTTGCGATTACTTCTGTTACAACGTTTACTTGACCATGTGCTTCGTCAAATGTAGAAATATAAGTTTCAACATAAGTAACAGCCGAAGACTCTTCCGCTACTACTAACACGTGGTTAAATAATGAAGCTTCTGCATCGTCATTTAAAAATACAACTTGTAGAGGTGCTTCAATTACAACGTTGCGTGGTACGTATACGAAAATACCACCGTTTACTAGTGCTGCATGGTAAGCCGTTAATTTATGCTCATCCACTTTTACAGCTGTCGTCATAAAGTATTTTTCAACTAAATCTTTATGATCGCGAACCGCTGTTTGGATATCCGTGAAAATTACACCTTTGTTTTTCAGTTCTTCTGAAACTTTAATGAATGCCGGTGTATTGTTGCGTTGGATATACAGGTTTTCTTGTGTTTCAATATCAACTACTGATTTCACTTCTACAGGCAGCTCTTCCAATGAATTAAATGGAGCGCTTTCTACTGTGTGGTTAGGGAAATCAATGAAGTTCCACTTGCTAATGTTCGTTCTGTCTGGTTTTGGTAAGTCAAGCGCAGCAGCTTTTTCCATTGCGCTCACACGGAAATCAGCAAATGTTGCTGGTTCAGCATGTTTTTGCGAGAACGAGCGTACTTCTTCTGCTGATAACGCTAATTTTGTTTCAACCGTCATCTTCGTCGTCCTCCTTAATTATGCTTCTGTTACTTCTTCAGTATCTTCAATACCTAATTCAGCTTTAATCCACTCATAACCTTCTGCTTCCAAGCGTTGTGCTAATTCAGCACCACCTGATTTTACAACTTTACCTTGCATCATTACGTGAACATGGTCAGGAGTGATGTAGTTTAATAAACGTTGGTAGTGAGTGATCATTAAGCAGCCGAAACCTTCGCCGCGCATTTCGTTAATACCTTTTGAAACTACTTTTAATGCATCGATATCTAAACCAGAGTCGATTTCATCTAAAATACCGAATGTTGGTTTGATCATCATCATTTGTAGAATTTCGTTACGTTTTTTCTCACCGCCTGAGAAGCCTTCGTTTAAGTATCGTTGAGACATCTCTTCAGGCATTTCAAGGAATTCCATTGTTTTATCTAATTCACGGATGAATTTCATTAATGAAATTTCTTGTCCTTCTTCACGACGAGCATTGATTGCTGAACGTAAGAAGTCCGCGTTTGTTACACCAGGAATTTCTGATGGGTATTGCATAGCAAGGAATAAACCAGCTTGTGCACGCTCATCTACTTCCATTTCTAAAACATTTTCACCATCAAGGTAGATTTCACCTGAAGTTACTTCATATTTTGGGTGACCCATAATTGCAGAAGCTAATGTCGATTTACCAGTACCGTTAGGACCCATGATCGCATGTACTTCGTTTGTATTGATAGTTAGATTTACACCTTTTAAAATCTCTTTTCCGTCGATTTCAACGTGAAGATCTTTAATTTCTAATGTTGACATTAAATTACCTCCAAATATTCATTTGCATACTTTCTGTACGCCAAATTAAGTTCATTACCAATCTTAACCGAAATGATTGTGGGTTGCAAATAGTTTAGAATGATTTTAATTAAAAAATCCCTATCAATCTTAGAAAACGCTTTACTGCAGTTTATTTCTACTATTTAAATAGTAATAATTTAGCTTTTCATTTTTTCAATAGCAATCCTTTAATTGAGAATTAATTTCACTTATTAAAATGGTTGTTATTAAATTCCCCCAAAAATATTTAAAGTTTGAGCAAAACTAAAAAACGCCATTTTTCTATGGGAGAAAAATGACGTTTTTGCAGTGTGTAAAATTGATTTCCATTCCGGGACGCTTTCCGCGGGCACGGCGTGGGGCCAACACGATGTTGGTCACAAAAGCGTTGCCACAGGACGTGGCGCTCTTAGCTTTTGTCCCTAAGTCTCAGGCATCGGTGCTCCTGGCGCTTCGCTATCGTCGCAAAATAAATTTTGTTATTCCCGCTGGAAGGTTTGCTTGTAGCGAAAGGCATAGCCGTCAGCTAGTGTTTTAGCAGTGCGAAAGGTGAAACCGTCAGCACGAACACTCGCCCTCCATTCCAATCAATTTTGTAAAAATCCGTTTAAACGATTTTATTAATTTTTCACTAGCATTTCACTTAAATAATAATGAACACTTGCAGCTACTCCGCGGCCTTCTTTGATTGCCCATACGACCAGGCTTTGGCCTCGGCGTGCATCACCGGCAGCAAATACACCAGGAATACTTGTTTCGTAGTCTTTAATCGATGCACGGATGCGGTTGTTTGTTAATTCTACTCCGAAATGTTCCGGCGTTTCTTTTTCAGCACCTTCAAAGCCGATTGCGACAAATACATGCTGTGCCGGCCATACTTTCTCAGTACCCGGCAACTCTTTAAAGAAGTGGAAGCCATCTTCACCAAGAATTTTTTCCATTTGAATTGTGTGAAGTGCTTTTACATTACCATCGCTATCTTTATCAATTTTCGTAGTTTGAATGCAATATTCCCGTGGATCACGGCCAAATTTTGCGTCTGCTTCGGCATAAGCGTAATCCATTGTGTAAATGTTCGGGTCTTTTGGCCACATCGTTTCATCTGTACGAGCAGTGGCCTGTTGCGGATGTTTACCGAATTGGTAGACAGAACGGCATTTTTGACGAAGTGCTGTTGCTACACAGTCAGCCCCTGTATCACCGCCACCAATTACAATGACATCTTTTCCTTCAACATTTAATGCCTGATTATCTTCAAAATCAGAATCTAGCAGGCTTTTCGTAACATCTGTTAAATAATCCATCGCTAAATGAATATTGCCTGCATCACTTCCTTCTAGATGAAGAACCCGTTGTTTTTGAGCTCCTGTACATAAAATGACCGCATCGAAATCTGCTTGTAATTGCTCTTTTGTTATATCTTTACCGATTTCTGTATTTGCAACGAAATCGATGCCTTCCAATGATAATAAGTGAACACGACGTTCAATCACATCTTTTTCAAGCTTCATATTCGGGATACCATACATTAATAACCCGCCAAATCTGTCGGAACGTTCGAACACTGTTACAGAATGGCCAAGCTGGTTCAGTTGATCTGCAGCTGCTAAGCCGGCAGGACCTGAACCGACAATCGCCACTTTATAGCCAGTACGCGTTGCCGGGATGCGCGGTGTGATCCAGCCGTTTTCAAACCCTTTATCAATGATCGTACGTTCAATTGATTTAATCGCTACAGCCGGATCCGTAATAGCCAGTGTACAGGACCCTTCACATGGTGCAGGGCAGACACGGCCGGTGAATTCAGGGAAATTATTCGTCATATGCAAACGTTCCAACGCTTCCTGCCATTTCCCTTTATAGACTAAGTCATTCCATTCAGGGATGACATTTTGAATCGGACAGCCTGCTGCTGTACCGCGAATTTCAATCCCCATATGGCAAAATGGTGTTCCGCAATCCATGCAGCGCGCACCTTGTGTCTGTAATTTTTCATCAGATAGCCTGCTTGTATATTCACCCCAATTTGAAAGACGCTCTAGTGGTCGTTGTTCTTGAACTTTCTCTCGTTTGAATTCCATAAAACCCGTTGCTTTTCCCATGCTAGAAACCCCCTCTTATTTTGTGCTTACAAGCTTCTTCTGACTAGTCGTCACTTCCGTAAATGCCTGCATTGCTGCATCTTCTTTCGCTGAACCAGTTGCAGTGTATTGATTTATTTTATCTACCATTATCTTATAATCCGTTGGCACAACTTTTACGAACTTCGGAACAAATTGCTCCCACTTCGCTAATACATCCAATGCGTAAGAACTATCTGTTTCTTCCAAATGCTGAATAATTAACTGACGAACAGATTCGATCTCCGCTTTGTCTGTCATTTTTTCAAAATGGATCATTTCCATATTGCATTGTGCTTTGAACTTTTCCTCGTCACTCGGCAGAATATAGCCGATTCCTCCAGACATTCCGGCACCAAAGTTTTGACCGACATCACCTAATACAACGATCTTACCGCCAGTCATATACTCACAGCCGTGATCTCCAATCCCTTCAACAACGATTTCAGCACCTGAATTACGAACACCGAATCGATGTCCTGCACGCCCGTTAATAAAGGCTTTACCGCTTGTTGCCCCGTATAAACAAACATTTCCGGCAATGACGTTTTTCTCTTGTTCACCTTTAATCGGTGCAATGGCTGTCACTTTTCCTCCTGACAAACCTTTACCGAAGTAATCATTCACATCCCCGACTACGCGCATCGACATGCCTCTTGGGATAAATGCGCCGAAGCTTTGGCCGGCATGACCTGTAAACGTTAAGTTAATTGTGTTATCAGGTAAGCCTGCTTCCCCGTACTTGCGGGAAATTTCACTGCCGATAATCGTTCCCATTACACGGTCTGTATTTTTAATCGGATAATTTAATTCGATGCGTTCATTGCCCTCAATTGCCTTTGACACTTTCGGCAATAACTCGCGTAAATCAAAGCTTTCCTCTATATTATGGTTTTGCTGATGCTGCTTCGTGCGTGTTCCTTGGATTTGATGAAGCAATGCCGTTAAATCAAGCTGGCTTGCTTTCCAATGTTTTGCCGTACGATCAGCAATTTTCAGTACATCTGTACGACCGACCATCTCTTCCACAGTACGGAATCCTAAAATACTCATATATTCACGCATTTCCTCTGCAACAAAACGCATATAATTAACAACATGATCTGCTGACCCCATAAATTTAGCACGAAGTTCAGGATTTTGTGTTGCTACGCCTACTGGACAAGTATCCAAATGACAGGCACGCATCATAACACAGCCTAAAACGATTAACGGTGCTGTCGCAAAGCCAAATTCCTCTGCTCCTAATAGTGCTGCCATTACAACATCTTTGCCCGTCATGAGCTTACCGTCTGTTTCCAGTGTCACGCGGTCGCGCAGTCCATTGAGCATCAATGTTTGATGCGCTTCAGCTAAACCAAGCTCCCACGGTAAGCCAGTATGCTTGATCGATGTTTTCGGCGACGCCCCTGTACCACCGTCATAGCCTGAAATGACGATAACATCTGCTGCCCCTTTAGCAACACCGGCAGCAATTGTACCAACACCTGCTTTAGCCACGAGCTTTACAGAAATTCTTGCATGACGGTTTGCATTTTTTAAATCGTGAATTAATTGTGCCATATCCTCGATTGAGTAGATATCGTGATGCGGCGGCGGTGAAATTAACCCTACCCCAGGAGTTGAACCGCGTACATCCGCTACCCATGGATATACTTTATTGCCTGGCAGCTGACCGCCTTCGCCCGGTTTCGCTCCTTGCGCCATTTTAATCTGCAGCTCATCGGCATTTACTAAATAATGCGATTTCACCCCAAAACGTCCTGAAGCAATTTGTTTAATTGCACTGCGCTTGTTGTCACCATTCGGTTCGATTGTAAAACGAGCCGGATCTTCCCCACCCTCACCAGAGTTTGAGCGTGCGCCTAGGCGGTTCATCGCTACTGCTAACGTTTCGTGTGCTTCTTTCGATAACGAACCAAACGACATAGCCCCTGATTTGAAGCGTTTCACAATGGAATCCACTGACTCGATTTCTTCCATCGGGATTTTGCGTTCATTTTTTTTAAAGTCGAATAAATTACGTAAAAACCCGATTCGTTCCTCATTGGCCATTTCCGCATACATCCGGTATAAACCGAAATCATTTTTACGTGTAGCCCACTGAAGAGTATGGATTGTTTTCGGATTGAATGCGTGATGCTCCCCATCTGCACGCCATTGGAAATCTGAACCTGATTGCAGCTGTGCTGACATCGATTGCATTGCATCCTCATGGCGGCGTCTCGCTTCTTCACCGATTGTTTGTAAGTCAATGCCGTCAATTTGTGAAGCTGTACCTGTGAAGTATTCGTCAATCACTTCCTTTGAAATTCCGACTGCTTCAAATACTTGGGCACCGCGATAAGATTGGACTGTTGAAATCCCCATCTTCGACATTACTTTTACGACACCGTCCGCTGCACCTTTTCTGAATTTTTGAACCGCATTTTCAAACGGTACAGATAAATGACCTTTTTCAATTGCTTCATCAATCGTTGCATAGGCTAAGTATGGGTGAATCGCATCCACACCGAAGCCGATCAGTGCAACAAAATGATGAACTTCCCGAACTTCCGCACTGTTAACGATAATGCTTGCCTTCGTACGTAAACCGATTCGTACTAAATATTGATGGATTGTACTCGCTGCCAAAAGAACAGGCATTGTTAGCTGCTTAGCGTCATCCATATAATCAGACAGTACAATGATTGTCTTGCCGCCAAAGATCGCCGCTTCTGCTTCTGTTTTGATTCTGTTAAGTTCACTTTCTAAATTTTCCGTGAATTTTAGCGAGATTTCCGCCACTTCAAAATGTTCTTCGTTATTATTTACGATTTGCTCATATTCTGCAGTCGTTAAAACCGGCGTTTTCAGCAAGAGGCGACGTGCATTTTGTGCATTTGGCTGTAATAAATCGCCTTCTGCTCCAAGCAATGTCATTGTCGATGTCACGACATGTTCACGAATCGAATCAATCGGCGGGTTTGTTACTTGTGCAAATAGCTGCTTAAAGTAATTAAACAAGGATTGCGGTCTATCTGACAGAACAGCTAATGGTGTATCATTTCCCATTGAAC
This genomic window from Solibacillus sp. FSL R5-0449 contains:
- a CDS encoding bifunctional UDP-sugar hydrolase/5'-nucleotidase; translation: MREVIHIFHTNDLHSHFTYWKRSQSFIQIQRQILAGKGETSFLVDLGDHLDRSNLYTEATLGKGNIKMLNDADYDVVTIGNNEGITLSYNLLYQLYDDAKFEVVVANLYSQSEQNPQWMKPYTILTTQYGTKIAVIAATAPFDLFYKELGWDVTNPRKELVKRAFELKKQADIIVCLSHLGITEDELLAQECPIIDVIFGSHTHHVFEKGKMENNVLLTGGGKFGQYTGQLTMEFDHVSRKLVEKSDQLYENALLPTVEEEEQWLSNLQKEAKAIMEKPIFNLTKPYNKEWFHRSQLSDLFAECMYDYTEADCVMFNAGIFVEPLRKGLISTYDLHKIFPHPINICVVQITGNELKEIFTQSENEEWPRLELKGLGFRGVIFGKILNYGIEMTKQRELNINGELMVPDRIYRLATLDLFTFGYFFPSFKYAKKQYMLPEFIRDVFKNYCMKKFQ
- a CDS encoding DUF72 domain-containing protein, coding for MISIGLTGWGDHPEVYSEVTAAKDKLFDYSGHFPVVELDTSFYAIPSPANVEKWCKETPDSFQFVVKAYQGMTGHLREELPFETKNDMFNAFRNCADTFKKHNKLAMVLVQFPPWFDCQGKNVQYIRYIKQQLQGYPIAIEFRNQTWYSPQMKEKTLQFLKDHELIHTVCDEPQAGNGSVPFVPIATSGKVLVRIHGRNVHGWRNIGHGENWRKVRFLYDYNEEELQKLAEEVTFLARQSKHVFVLFNNNSGGHAAKNAKRMQQILDLEFDGLAPKQLGLFEE
- a CDS encoding thioredoxin family protein: MHILQSTEEFEQFKSSSAVIFEFTADWCGDCRFIDPFMPEVVEKFPEYTFVKVDRDKFLDLCIDLGIIGIPSFLAYENGKELGRFVSKDRKTQQEIENFVSNLK
- the sufB gene encoding Fe-S cluster assembly protein SufB, whose translation is MAKKMPEIGDYKYGFHDKDVSIFRSERGLTADIVREISSMKEEPQWMLDYRLKALEKFYEMPMPQWGGDLASLNFDEITYYVKPSEATERSWDEVPEEIKATFDKLGIPEAEQKYLAGVSAQYESEVVYHNMKQDLTDLGIVFKDTDSALKENEEIFKKHWGTVIPYTDNKFAALNSAVWSGGSFIYMPKGVKLDTPLQAYFRINSENMGQFERTLIIVDEDASVHYVEGCTAPVYTTNSLHSAVVEIIVKKNAYCRYTTIQNWANNVYNLVTKRTVVEENGTMEWIDGNIGSKLTMKYPACILKGEGARGMTLSIAIAGKGQHQHAGAKMIHLAPNTSSTIVSKSIAKQGGKVTYLGQVRFGKNAKGARSNIECDTLIMDNESTSDTIPYNEILNDNVSLEHEAKVSKVSEEQLFYLMSRGVSEEEATEMIVMGFIEPFTKELPMEYAVEMNRLIKFEMEGSIG
- the sufU gene encoding Fe-S cluster assembly sulfur transfer protein SufU, which codes for MSFNNLDQLYRSVIMDHYKNPRNKGALEENSVTIDMNNPTCGDRIHLTLKLNDGVVEDAKFDGEGCSISMSSASMMTQIVKGKKLDEALELADIFSKMMLGEDFDDEKYDLGDVEALQGVAKFPARIKCATLAWKAMEKGVNNEKN
- a CDS encoding cysteine desulfurase; the encoded protein is MIPNDIKSYFPILNQEVNGHPLVYLDSAATSQKPIQVIEAISNYYNLDNSNVHRGVHTLGNRATDSYEGAREKVRKFINASSTQEVIFTRGTTTALNTVAAGYGRQNVQEGDEIVITYMEHHSNIIPWQQLAKEKGAVLKYIDLEADGTISLEKVRETITPQTKIVSMMYVSNVLGTINPIKEVAQIAHENGAVVVADLAQAAPHLKVDVQDLDVDFAAFSGHKMCAPTGIGVLYGKKALLEEMEPVEFGGEMIDFVGLYESTWKELPWKFEGGTPIIASAIGLGAAIDFLEEIGLDNIAAHEHKLAGYAMDQLETIDGLQIFGPRDPMKRCGLVTFNLDDVHPHDVATVLDMSGIAVRAGHHCAQPLMKWLQVTATARASFYMYNDEEDVDRLVAGLRSAKEYFGDVF
- the sufD gene encoding Fe-S cluster assembly protein SufD encodes the protein MTVETKLALSAEEVRSFSQKHAEPATFADFRVSAMEKAAALDLPKPDRTNISKWNFIDFPNHTVESAPFNSLEELPVEVKSVVDIETQENLYIQRNNTPAFIKVSEELKNKGVIFTDIQTAVRDHKDLVEKYFMTTAVKVDEHKLTAYHAALVNGGIFVYVPRNVVIEAPLQVVFLNDDAEASLFNHVLVVAEESSAVTYVETYISTFDEAHGQVNVVTEVIAKDNAQVTFGAVDNLAHGYTSYVNRRGHAERDAKIDWALGLMTNSDTIYENTTNLVGDNSTSDFKMVTVGSGDQKLNFTTLIRQWGKNSDGQILKHGVMKDSAQSIFNGIGHIMHGGTKANAEQESRVLMLSEGARGDANPILLIDEDDVTAGHAASVGRVDPTQLYYLMSRGISKAEAERLVIHGFLAPVVAKLPIEGVKKQLTEVIERKVR